One segment of Brassica napus cultivar Da-Ae chromosome C3, Da-Ae, whole genome shotgun sequence DNA contains the following:
- the LOC106388982 gene encoding E3 ubiquitin-protein ligase makorin, with translation MSDRILCKFFVHGSCLKGENCEYSHDSKHHANNVCTFYLKGICSYGTRCRYEHVRTSKRDGDHKALNLCYTHPREHPICSFAAAGDCPRGSQCPHMHGDVCSTCGKKCLHPFRPEEREEHTKECEKKQKHIEALKKSQEIECSVCLDRVLSKATPGERKFGLLTECHHPFCIQCIRNWRSSAPVSGMDVNSTLRACPICRKLSYFVVPSVVWYSSPEEKKEIIDIYKAKLRSIDCKHFNFGNGSCPFGGSCFYKHAYTDGNLEEVVVRHLGSQGETVIADSVAGLSEFLGRVHL, from the exons ATGTCCGACAG GATACTCTGCAAGTTCTTTGTCCATGGCTCGTGCTTAAAAGGAGAAAACTGCGAATACTCCCACGACTCCAAGCACCACGCCAATAAC GTCTGCACATTCTACCTGAAAGGAATCTGTTCATACGGAACCAGATGTAGATACGAACATGTCAGGACCTCTAAACGAGACGGGGACCACAAAGCCCTTAACCTTTGTTACACCCACCCAAGAGAACACCCGATCTGCTCCTTCGCCGCCGCCGGCGACTGCCCTCGAGGCAGCCAGTGCCCCCACATGCACGGAGACGTCTGCAGCACCTGCGGGAAGAAGTGTCTGCACCCTTTCAGACCCGAGGAGCGAGAGGAGCACACCAAAGAGTGCGAGAAGAAGCAGAAGCACATCGAGGCGTTGAAGAAAAGTCAGGAGATTGAGTGTAGCGTGTGTTTGGATCGTGTCTTGTCGAAAGCCACTCCGGGGGAGAGGAAGTTCGGGCTGTTGACGGAGTGTCACCATCCGTTTTGCATACAGTGTATTCGTAACTGGCGTAGCAGTGCTCCTGTTTCGGGAATGGATGTGAACAGCACGTTGAGGGCTTGTCCTATTTGTCGTAAGCTGTCGTATTTCGTTGTGCCGAGTGTTGTCTGGTACTCTAGTCCTGAAGAGAAGAAGGAGATTATTGATATATACAAGGCAAAACTCAG GTCTATTGACTGCAAGCACTTCAACTTTGGTAATGGGAGCTGCCCATTTGGTGGAAGTTGTTTCTACAAG CATGCATATACTGATGGTAACTTGGAAGAAGTTGTGGTACGGCATCTTGGTTCTCAAGGAGAGACTGTAATAGCAGACAGTGTGGCCGG GCTATCTGAGTTCCTTGGTCGGgtgcatttataa